The Streptomyces sp. NBC_01268 genome window below encodes:
- a CDS encoding molybdopterin molybdotransferase MoeA produces the protein MPPLPHVLPSPPAAPAAPVLPPPPAPRAVAWAEARMLAHGAARRPLRSVPVPLREAAGSTLADDLRTPLPVPAFDTAAMDGFAVSGRGPWTIRGVARAGAAWPGELGAGDAVEISTGAPVPCGADAVLPKELAGRDGDGRVRGPVQEAGRHIRRTGEDAAAGACLAPAGTRVGPALIGIAAGCGHDTLSVRPRARVALLVSGDELDLTGVPGPGRVRDALGPLLPALVAELGGETVATRHVPDRPEGGLASAVHARRDAEVVVVTGSTSVGDTDQLRRLLADAGARMVVDTVACRPGHPMLLAELPTGRLVVGLPGNPYAALVAARTLLGPLIAGLAGRPAAPLPCLPVRGGARTAPGSTRLVPVAWEGGEARIVAGHGAAFLQGAAVADALAALPPGWRDGDPAPLLPQHG, from the coding sequence ATGCCGCCCCTCCCGCACGTGCTCCCCTCGCCGCCGGCCGCCCCCGCCGCGCCCGTACTCCCGCCTCCCCCCGCACCACGGGCGGTGGCCTGGGCCGAGGCCAGAATGCTGGCGCACGGCGCGGCGCGGCGCCCGCTGCGGAGCGTCCCCGTCCCGCTCCGGGAGGCGGCCGGGTCGACGCTCGCCGACGACCTGCGTACGCCGCTGCCCGTCCCGGCCTTCGACACGGCGGCCATGGACGGCTTCGCCGTGTCCGGCCGGGGGCCGTGGACGATCCGGGGGGTCGCTCGGGCCGGGGCCGCGTGGCCGGGCGAACTGGGAGCGGGCGACGCCGTGGAGATCTCCACCGGAGCCCCCGTGCCGTGCGGGGCGGACGCGGTGCTGCCGAAGGAGCTGGCGGGGCGCGACGGTGACGGCCGGGTGCGCGGACCCGTGCAGGAGGCCGGCCGGCACATCCGGCGGACGGGCGAGGACGCGGCGGCCGGCGCGTGCCTCGCCCCGGCCGGAACGCGGGTCGGCCCGGCGCTCATCGGGATCGCGGCGGGCTGCGGTCACGACACCCTGTCCGTCCGCCCGCGGGCCCGCGTCGCCCTGCTGGTGAGCGGCGACGAACTGGACCTCACGGGGGTCCCGGGGCCGGGCCGGGTGCGGGACGCGCTGGGCCCGCTGCTGCCCGCCCTGGTGGCCGAACTCGGCGGCGAGACCGTGGCCACCCGACACGTCCCCGACCGGCCCGAGGGCGGCCTCGCCTCGGCCGTGCACGCGCGACGGGACGCCGAGGTCGTCGTGGTCACCGGCTCGACCTCCGTCGGCGACACCGACCAGCTCCGGCGCCTGCTCGCCGACGCCGGAGCCCGCATGGTCGTCGACACGGTCGCCTGCCGCCCGGGCCACCCGATGCTGCTGGCCGAACTGCCCACCGGGCGCCTGGTGGTGGGGCTTCCCGGCAACCCGTACGCGGCCCTGGTCGCCGCCCGCACGCTGCTCGGCCCGCTGATCGCCGGTCTGGCGGGGCGGCCCGCGGCTCCCCTCCCGTGCCTGCCGGTGCGGGGCGGGGCGCGGACCGCCCCGGGGTCCACCCGGCTGGTCCCGGTCGCCTGGGAGGGTGGCGAGGCCCGGATCGTGGCCGGTCACGGCGCCGCGTTCCTCCAGGGCGCCGCCGTGGCGGACGCGCTGGCCGCGCTGCCGCCGGGATGGCGCGACGGGGACCCGGCGCCGCTGCTGCCGCAGCACGGCTGA
- a CDS encoding quinone oxidoreductase family protein, with translation MRAIRVSRPGGPEALELVDLPRPSPGPGEALVRIAAAGVNYIDVYLRSGLYPHELPFVPGQEGAGTVVELGPGVREVAVGDEVAWANLPGAYAEYALLSADRLVPVPAGLAAEQAAAALLQGMTAHYLCHDTYPVEPGDTVVVHAAAGGVGMLLTQLVRLRGGTVIGTASTEAKAEAARTAGAAEVVDYRPGALLAAVRRHSGGLGAAAVFDGIGGPTFDESLAALRPRGVLAVYGQSGGPVPPFDLQRLNAAGSAYVTRPNLAHHIGDRAELLRRGTAVLRLVRDGNLRVRIGRRLDLSDAASAHAALEARGTIAKTVLTCT, from the coding sequence ATGAGGGCGATACGGGTCAGCCGGCCGGGCGGACCCGAGGCGCTGGAGCTCGTCGACCTGCCCCGCCCGTCGCCGGGCCCGGGCGAGGCGCTGGTGCGGATCGCCGCCGCGGGCGTCAACTACATCGACGTCTACCTCCGCTCCGGCCTCTACCCGCACGAACTGCCCTTCGTCCCGGGACAGGAGGGCGCCGGCACCGTCGTCGAGCTCGGGCCCGGGGTGCGCGAGGTCGCCGTCGGCGACGAGGTCGCCTGGGCGAACCTGCCGGGCGCGTACGCCGAGTACGCGCTGCTGAGCGCCGACCGGCTGGTGCCCGTGCCGGCCGGACTGGCCGCCGAACAGGCCGCGGCCGCCCTGCTCCAGGGCATGACCGCGCACTACCTCTGCCACGACACGTATCCGGTCGAGCCCGGCGACACCGTCGTCGTGCACGCCGCGGCGGGCGGCGTCGGCATGCTGCTGACCCAGCTCGTGCGGCTGCGCGGCGGCACGGTGATCGGCACGGCGTCGACCGAGGCGAAGGCGGAGGCGGCGCGTACCGCGGGGGCGGCCGAGGTCGTCGACTACCGGCCGGGCGCGCTCCTCGCGGCGGTGCGGCGGCACTCCGGAGGTCTCGGGGCCGCCGCGGTCTTCGACGGCATCGGCGGTCCGACCTTCGACGAGAGCCTGGCGGCGCTGCGCCCGAGGGGAGTTCTGGCGGTCTACGGCCAGTCCGGTGGCCCGGTCCCCCCGTTCGACCTGCAGCGCCTCAACGCCGCGGGATCCGCGTACGTCACGCGTCCGAACCTCGCCCACCACATCGGGGACCGCGCGGAGCTGCTGCGCCGGGGAACGGCCGTGCTGCGCCTGGTCCGCGACGGGAACCTGCGGGTCCGGATCGGCCGACGCCTGGACCTGTCCGACGCGGCGTCGGCCCACGCGGCCCTCGAAGCCCGCGGGACGATCGCCAAGACCGTGCTGACCTGCACCTGA
- a CDS encoding ABC transporter permease encodes MKRAGLRTSGARPPLLLALPALAAVAFLGLPLLGILVRTEWSELATHLTSPGTVEALRLSLLVSFYALGLSLLLGVPLAWLLARVPFRGKAFVRSLVLLPMVLPPTVGGVALLLAFGRRGLLGPWLESTFGITLPFHTSGAVLAATFVAMPFLVISLEGALGGLRPRYEETAASLGASPVRVFFTVTLPMVAPGVVAGAALTWARALGEFGATITFAGNLPGTTQTLPLQVYLLLQDAPEAATSVSLLLLAIAMGVLIALRGRWTGTPTDRARREPPAPDTDAAPAPAQAAAPAVDGTPPAVSPSGERWPLHAEVSGFTRLTLDAEPGTTIAVVGPNGAGKTTLLRALLGLTPRAHAELTLGGADVTSLPPHRRRVAWVPQDGALFPHLTALANTAYGLRAQGVPRAEARREAQAWLDRLGVGHLAQRRPAQLSGGQAQRVALARALAARPRLLVLDEPLAALDQTTRAHVRHTLRSHLAGFGGVCLIVTHDPVEAVSLADRVLVLEDGRALQDAAPAEVTRHPRSPWVARMLGRNAWPGTATAEGLALDGGGTLVAAEPPPAGSPALAIVAPEAVSLHRERPAGSPRNVWPGTVREITASGSRLRVLITSDAAPDLVAEITPQAAAELGLADGVAVWSSVKATETTVVVL; translated from the coding sequence ATGAAACGAGCAGGCCTCCGTACGTCCGGCGCCCGTCCGCCCCTCCTGCTGGCGCTGCCCGCGCTGGCGGCCGTGGCGTTCCTGGGACTGCCTCTCCTCGGCATCCTCGTACGGACCGAGTGGAGCGAACTCGCCACCCACCTCACCTCGCCCGGCACCGTCGAGGCCCTGCGGCTGTCCCTTCTCGTCTCCTTCTACGCCCTCGGACTGTCCCTCCTCCTCGGGGTGCCCCTGGCCTGGCTGCTGGCCCGCGTGCCCTTCCGCGGCAAGGCGTTCGTGCGCTCGCTCGTGCTGCTGCCGATGGTGCTGCCGCCGACCGTCGGCGGTGTGGCGCTGCTGCTGGCGTTCGGGCGGCGCGGGCTCCTCGGGCCCTGGCTGGAGTCGACCTTCGGGATCACGCTGCCGTTCCACACCTCCGGCGCCGTCCTCGCGGCCACGTTCGTCGCCATGCCCTTCCTGGTGATCAGCCTGGAGGGCGCGCTGGGCGGGCTGCGGCCGCGGTACGAGGAGACGGCGGCCTCGCTGGGTGCGTCACCGGTGCGGGTCTTCTTCACCGTCACGCTGCCGATGGTGGCGCCCGGGGTCGTCGCGGGCGCGGCGCTGACCTGGGCGCGGGCGCTCGGCGAGTTCGGCGCGACCATCACCTTCGCCGGGAACCTGCCCGGCACCACCCAGACCCTGCCCCTCCAGGTCTATCTCCTGCTCCAGGACGCGCCCGAGGCCGCGACCTCGGTCTCGCTGCTGCTCCTCGCCATCGCCATGGGGGTGCTGATCGCCCTGCGGGGGCGCTGGACGGGCACCCCGACGGACCGGGCCCGCCGCGAGCCGCCCGCGCCCGACACGGACGCCGCCCCGGCCCCGGCCCAGGCCGCCGCCCCGGCGGTCGACGGCACGCCGCCCGCCGTCTCGCCGTCCGGCGAACGCTGGCCGCTGCACGCCGAGGTCAGCGGCTTCACGCGGCTCACCCTCGACGCCGAACCCGGCACCACGATCGCCGTCGTGGGTCCGAACGGAGCGGGCAAGACCACGCTGCTGCGGGCCCTGCTGGGGCTGACTCCGCGCGCCCACGCGGAGCTCACCCTCGGCGGCGCCGACGTCACCTCCCTGCCGCCGCACCGGCGGCGGGTCGCCTGGGTCCCGCAGGACGGCGCGCTCTTCCCGCACCTGACCGCGCTCGCCAACACCGCGTACGGCCTCCGCGCCCAGGGCGTACCGCGGGCGGAGGCCCGGCGCGAGGCGCAGGCCTGGCTCGACCGCCTCGGTGTCGGGCACCTGGCTCAGCGCCGCCCCGCCCAGCTCTCCGGCGGGCAGGCCCAGCGCGTCGCCCTGGCCCGCGCGCTGGCCGCCCGCCCCCGGCTCCTCGTCCTCGACGAGCCGCTCGCCGCACTCGACCAGACCACCCGGGCCCATGTGCGACACACGCTGCGCAGCCACCTCGCCGGGTTCGGCGGCGTCTGCCTGATCGTCACGCACGACCCGGTCGAGGCGGTGTCCCTCGCCGACCGCGTCCTCGTCCTGGAGGACGGGCGCGCCCTCCAGGACGCCGCACCGGCCGAGGTCACCCGCCACCCCCGTTCCCCCTGGGTCGCCCGCATGCTCGGCCGCAACGCCTGGCCGGGCACGGCCACCGCCGAGGGACTCGCGCTCGACGGCGGCGGCACCCTGGTCGCGGCCGAGCCGCCGCCCGCCGGCAGCCCCGCCCTCGCCATCGTCGCGCCGGAGGCGGTGTCCCTGCACCGGGAGAGGCCGGCCGGCAGCCCCCGTAACGTCTGGCCCGGGACCGTCCGCGAGATCACCGCGAGCGGGAGCAGGCTGCGGGTCCTCATCACCTCGGACGCGGCGCCCGACCTCGTCGCGGAGATCACCCCGCAGGCCGCCGCCGAACTCGGCCTCGCCGACGGGGTGGCCGTCTGGTCCAGCGTCAAGGCGACGGAGACGACCGTCGTCGTCCTCTGA
- a CDS encoding carboxymuconolactone decarboxylase family protein gives MTETPRTTAAAHRASGRIHLDKQSPAAYRALVGTADAVRATAADAGLDRILVELVNLRVSQLNGCASCLDVHTRAALRAGESTRRLGVLAAWRDTELFTARERAALALAEATTHPSDALAQERAYAQAREVFTDDELSGVLWVAVTINAFNRVSILSKHPVREVPGR, from the coding sequence GTGACCGAGACGCCACGGACCACGGCGGCCGCCCACCGGGCGAGCGGCCGGATCCACCTCGACAAGCAGAGCCCCGCCGCGTACCGGGCCTTGGTGGGCACCGCGGACGCCGTCCGCGCGACGGCCGCCGACGCGGGCCTCGACCGGATCCTGGTCGAACTGGTCAACCTGCGCGTGTCCCAGTTGAACGGCTGCGCCTCCTGCCTCGACGTGCACACCCGGGCCGCGCTGCGCGCCGGGGAGTCCACGCGGCGCCTCGGTGTGCTCGCCGCCTGGCGGGACACCGAACTCTTCACCGCCCGCGAGCGCGCGGCCCTCGCCCTGGCCGAGGCCACCACCCACCCGTCCGACGCCCTCGCCCAGGAGCGCGCCTACGCGCAGGCCCGTGAGGTCTTCACCGACGACGAGCTGTCCGGCGTGCTCTGGGTGGCCGTCACCATCAACGCCTTCAACCGGGTCTCGATCCTCAGCAAGCACCCGGTCCGCGAGGTTCCCGGCCGCTGA
- a CDS encoding GNAT family N-acetyltransferase, translated as MSEQSTPAATPVVRRVDARHRYEILVDEKRAGLTAYRDRDDRRVFFHTEIDDAYAGQGLASVLVENALNDVRAAGLRIVPVCPYVAKFLKKHEEFADITDPVTPEVLSWLDTQLGR; from the coding sequence ATGAGCGAGCAGAGCACTCCCGCCGCCACCCCCGTCGTCCGTCGCGTCGACGCCCGCCACCGTTACGAGATCCTCGTCGACGAGAAGCGCGCGGGTCTCACCGCGTACCGCGACCGCGACGACCGCCGGGTGTTCTTCCACACCGAGATCGACGACGCCTACGCGGGCCAGGGCCTCGCCTCGGTCCTCGTCGAGAACGCCCTGAACGACGTCCGCGCGGCCGGGCTGCGGATCGTCCCCGTCTGCCCGTACGTGGCCAAGTTCCTCAAGAAGCACGAGGAGTTCGCCGACATCACCGACCCCGTGACCCCCGAGGTCCTCTCGTGGCTGGACACGCAGCTCGGGCGCTGA
- a CDS encoding MFS transporter, with protein MSERLHQSDSATLPPPTPLRRNRRFQILWIGAAAANLGLETVEVAYPLLIMSLTGSPALAGLFGFVQIGTALLVGLPAGVVVDRWDRRRILLISEAVRALTLAFIVLGLLAGQADFGLLMLAAVVLGTGTAFGAPARMLLIRAVVPDHQLTAALSQDEARSGAAALAGPPLGGALYLVSRTFPFVAAIAGFVISFVCALVVRVPTTDRPDEPAATAPAPDGKKSALGPLTTAFSGLVELLGDRLLRSALLLVSIFYFSVTAAILMVMVTLQEQDHSPGTIGLALSGTAVGMLVGSALVPRLHRVLGPGALLLCASTLTTVAVALLALPLGPVWVFAMLTLAALGLPALKILVDIMIFRQTPDHRRGRAIAATITLIGAGSPLGSLVGGLALQFLGVTGAIVLIAGVQALITVAGLANRHVRSARWPA; from the coding sequence ATGAGTGAACGCTTACATCAGAGTGATAGCGCGACTCTTCCCCCGCCGACACCCCTGCGCCGTAACCGACGCTTCCAGATTCTCTGGATCGGGGCGGCCGCGGCCAACCTCGGCCTCGAGACCGTGGAGGTCGCCTATCCCCTCCTGATCATGTCCCTGACCGGGTCACCGGCGCTGGCCGGCCTGTTCGGCTTCGTCCAGATCGGCACCGCCCTCCTGGTCGGACTGCCGGCCGGCGTGGTCGTCGACCGGTGGGACCGGCGCCGCATCCTGCTGATCTCCGAGGCGGTCCGGGCGCTCACCCTCGCGTTCATCGTCCTCGGTCTGCTGGCCGGTCAGGCGGACTTCGGGCTCCTGATGCTCGCCGCGGTCGTCCTGGGCACCGGTACGGCCTTCGGCGCACCGGCCCGGATGCTGCTGATCCGCGCCGTGGTGCCGGACCATCAGCTGACGGCGGCGCTCAGCCAGGACGAGGCCCGCAGCGGAGCCGCCGCCCTGGCGGGACCGCCCCTGGGCGGCGCGCTCTACCTGGTCTCCCGCACCTTCCCGTTCGTCGCCGCGATCGCCGGCTTCGTGATCTCGTTCGTCTGCGCCCTGGTGGTCCGGGTACCGACGACGGACCGGCCCGACGAACCGGCGGCCACCGCACCGGCGCCCGACGGGAAGAAGAGCGCGCTCGGCCCGCTGACCACCGCCTTCTCCGGCCTGGTCGAACTGCTCGGCGACCGGCTGCTGCGGTCCGCGCTTCTGCTGGTCAGCATCTTCTACTTCAGCGTCACCGCCGCGATCCTCATGGTGATGGTGACCCTGCAGGAGCAGGACCACTCCCCCGGCACCATCGGCCTGGCGCTGTCCGGCACGGCCGTCGGCATGCTCGTCGGATCGGCGCTGGTGCCACGGCTCCACCGGGTGCTCGGCCCCGGCGCGTTGCTGCTCTGCGCGTCCACGCTCACCACCGTCGCGGTGGCCCTGCTGGCGCTCCCGCTCGGACCCGTCTGGGTCTTCGCGATGCTGACCCTGGCCGCGCTCGGGCTGCCCGCGCTGAAGATCCTCGTCGACATCATGATCTTCCGGCAGACACCGGACCACCGGCGCGGCCGTGCCATCGCCGCGACCATCACGCTCATCGGTGCCGGATCCCCGCTCGGCTCCCTGGTCGGCGGTCTGGCCCTGCAGTTCCTCGGCGTCACCGGCGCCATCGTGCTCATCGCCGGCGTCCAGGCCCTCATCACCGTGGCCGGGCTCGCGAACCGGCACGTCAGATCCGCTCGCTGGCCCGCATGA
- a CDS encoding sulfotransferase family protein yields MLKQPVFIVGHPRSGTSLVRSLIERSEHVWSIGREGKPIWERGDLHPSRRGWHSNALDASDATPEVAARLSADLLAAARRPGAEWTVDDKLDYLDFISAQGPQPYYYDVPLKALKERFPGDLPEGPPTTRDGGELDEITPFCFPPRGPRPTGAELADGIRLVEKSIQSCFRIPFLQALYPDAKYVFVVRDPRTSIGSLMDAWLNPRMFFSYPVPEPLRIKGYSDVFPWGEQWWNLSLPPGWRDWVDLTLAEVCARNWLAHNRAVLDAAKALAPTGNAVLVRYEDVQADPVATMEAVAEAADLPFAEAWGRRDLPVVMTQTRPDPDKWRRHENEIRQVLPIVRELAEEAGYDRD; encoded by the coding sequence ATGCTCAAGCAGCCCGTCTTCATCGTCGGCCACCCCCGTTCCGGCACCAGTCTGGTCCGCAGCCTGATCGAACGCAGCGAGCACGTCTGGAGCATCGGCCGCGAAGGCAAGCCGATCTGGGAGCGCGGCGACCTGCACCCCAGCCGGCGCGGCTGGCACTCCAACGCCCTGGACGCCTCCGACGCGACCCCCGAGGTGGCGGCCCGGCTGAGCGCGGACCTGCTCGCCGCCGCGCGCCGGCCCGGCGCCGAGTGGACCGTCGACGACAAGCTGGACTACCTCGACTTCATCAGCGCGCAGGGCCCCCAGCCGTACTACTACGACGTGCCGCTCAAGGCCCTCAAGGAGCGCTTCCCCGGCGACCTGCCCGAGGGCCCGCCCACCACGCGGGACGGCGGCGAACTCGACGAGATCACCCCGTTCTGCTTCCCGCCGCGCGGCCCGCGCCCCACCGGGGCCGAACTCGCCGACGGCATACGGCTGGTGGAGAAGAGCATCCAGTCCTGCTTCCGGATCCCCTTCCTCCAGGCCCTCTACCCGGACGCCAAGTACGTCTTCGTCGTCCGCGATCCGCGCACCAGCATCGGCTCCCTGATGGACGCCTGGCTCAACCCGCGGATGTTCTTCTCCTACCCGGTGCCGGAGCCGCTGCGCATCAAGGGCTACTCCGACGTGTTCCCGTGGGGCGAGCAGTGGTGGAACCTGAGCCTGCCGCCCGGCTGGCGCGACTGGGTGGACCTGACGCTGGCCGAGGTCTGCGCCCGCAACTGGCTGGCCCACAACCGGGCCGTCCTGGACGCCGCCAAGGCCCTCGCCCCCACCGGCAACGCCGTGCTCGTGCGCTACGAGGACGTCCAGGCCGACCCGGTGGCCACGATGGAGGCCGTGGCCGAGGCGGCGGACCTGCCCTTCGCCGAGGCCTGGGGCCGCCGCGACCTCCCCGTGGTGATGACCCAGACCCGGCCCGACCCGGACAAGTGGCGCCGCCACGAGAACGAGATCCGCCAGGTCCTGCCGATCGTCCGCGAGCTCGCCGAAGAGGCCGGCTATGACCGCGACTGA
- a CDS encoding D-alanyl-D-alanine carboxypeptidase family protein, translating to MRRAVTVAVTTSAVLAGGLFVGQAQAATPPAPSITAAGGFVMNNGTGTALFGKAADTRRSTGSTTKIMTAKVVLAQRGLNLDTKVTIDKAYSDYIVAKNASSARLIVGDKVTVRQLLYGLMLPSGCDAAYALADKFGTGTTRAARVKSFIGKMNDEARKMGLRNTHFDSFDGISNGSNYSTPRDLTKIASSAMKNSTFRTIVKTKSTTQKVTTRSGGYRNMAWTNTNKLLSTYSGAIGVKTGSGPQAKYCLVFAATRGTKTVIGAVLGSPNETNRAADVKKLLDYGFAR from the coding sequence GTGCGCCGTGCCGTGACCGTCGCGGTCACGACCTCCGCCGTCCTGGCCGGCGGCCTCTTCGTCGGCCAGGCTCAGGCCGCGACGCCGCCCGCCCCGTCCATCACCGCCGCCGGCGGCTTCGTGATGAACAACGGGACGGGGACGGCGCTGTTCGGCAAGGCCGCGGACACCCGCCGGTCGACCGGCTCCACCACGAAGATCATGACCGCGAAGGTGGTGCTGGCCCAGCGCGGCCTGAACCTCGACACCAAGGTCACGATCGACAAGGCGTACAGCGACTACATCGTCGCCAAGAACGCCTCCTCGGCCCGGCTCATCGTCGGCGACAAGGTGACGGTCCGTCAGCTCCTCTACGGCCTGATGCTGCCGTCGGGCTGCGACGCCGCCTACGCTCTGGCCGACAAGTTCGGCACCGGCACCACCCGGGCCGCCCGCGTGAAGTCGTTCATCGGCAAGATGAACGACGAGGCCCGCAAGATGGGCCTGCGGAACACGCACTTCGACTCCTTCGACGGGATCAGCAACGGGTCGAACTACTCGACCCCGCGCGACCTGACGAAGATCGCGAGCAGTGCGATGAAGAACTCCACGTTCCGCACCATCGTGAAGACGAAGTCCACGACGCAGAAGGTCACCACCAGGAGCGGTGGCTACCGGAACATGGCGTGGACCAACACGAACAAGCTGCTGAGCACGTACAGCGGCGCCATCGGCGTGAAGACCGGCTCCGGGCCGCAGGCCAAGTACTGCCTCGTCTTCGCCGCCACCCGCGGCACCAAGACCGTCATCGGCGCGGTGCTCGGTTCGCCGAACGAGACGAACCGCGCGGCCGACGTGAAGAAGCTGCTGGACTACGGCTTCGCCAGGTAG
- a CDS encoding helix-turn-helix domain-containing protein, which yields MAEDADAVAVVREVDDVETLKALSDPLRLAILRTMMSDVRAAHRVKDIARLLDQPPTRLYRHIKVLEAAGLIKVAQTRMVSGIQESQYQVAQFALRLSRDLLAAPGNAGELADAFAATLNDFRDRLVRDIISGRFQPEPDPEADPEAAEQPDPLGPMVVALDRRLTPERATEFRSRLSALMEEFNRPDDEEKAVVPVEFLMMFWAPKEPAGDAPA from the coding sequence ATGGCTGAAGACGCCGACGCGGTGGCGGTCGTCCGCGAAGTGGACGACGTGGAGACGCTGAAGGCCCTGTCCGACCCGCTGAGGCTGGCGATCCTGCGCACGATGATGAGCGACGTACGCGCCGCGCACCGGGTGAAGGACATCGCCCGGCTGCTCGACCAGCCGCCCACCCGGCTCTACCGGCACATCAAGGTGCTGGAGGCGGCGGGCCTGATCAAGGTGGCGCAGACCCGGATGGTCTCCGGGATCCAGGAGAGCCAGTACCAGGTGGCGCAGTTCGCCCTGCGGCTGAGCCGCGACCTGCTGGCCGCGCCGGGCAACGCGGGCGAACTCGCCGACGCGTTCGCGGCCACCCTGAACGACTTCCGCGACCGGCTCGTACGGGACATCATCAGCGGGCGCTTCCAGCCCGAGCCCGATCCCGAGGCCGATCCCGAGGCCGCCGAGCAGCCCGATCCGCTCGGCCCGATGGTCGTGGCACTCGACCGCCGGCTCACGCCGGAGCGGGCCACCGAGTTCAGGTCCCGCCTGTCCGCGCTGATGGAGGAGTTCAACCGCCCCGACGACGAGGAGAAGGCCGTCGTCCCGGTCGAGTTCCTGATGATGTTCTGGGCGCCCAAGGAGCCCGCGGGGGACGCCCCCGCGTAG
- a CDS encoding pirin family protein: MDHTEVEVLTARDVPLGGPRAMTVRRTLPQRARTLIGAWCFADHYGPDLVAESGGMDVAPHPHTGLQTVSWLFTGEIEHRDSLGTRAFVRPGEINLMTGGHGIAHTEVSTPSTTVLHGVQLWVALPDAHRHAPRDFQHHAPKPFRVDGAEVRVFLGTLAGDTSPVSTFTPLLGAELLLDAGATVTLDVDPDFEHGLLVDEGDVRFDGTPLRPAELGYAAPGRTSVTLTNDSGRPARTVLLGGPPFEEEIVMWWNFIGRSHQDVVTAREEWERASDRFGEVDGYPGDRLPAPALPNAVISPRKNPRTPRNAPRS; the protein is encoded by the coding sequence ATGGATCATACGGAGGTCGAGGTCCTCACCGCCCGCGATGTCCCCCTGGGCGGACCGCGGGCGATGACCGTACGGCGGACCCTGCCCCAGCGGGCCCGGACGCTCATCGGCGCCTGGTGCTTCGCCGACCACTACGGACCCGACCTGGTCGCCGAGTCCGGCGGCATGGACGTGGCCCCGCACCCTCACACCGGCCTGCAGACGGTCAGCTGGCTCTTCACCGGCGAGATCGAGCACCGCGACAGCCTCGGCACCCGCGCCTTCGTACGGCCCGGCGAGATCAACCTCATGACCGGCGGTCACGGCATCGCCCACACCGAGGTCTCCACCCCCTCCACCACCGTCCTGCACGGCGTCCAGCTCTGGGTGGCCCTGCCCGACGCGCATCGGCACGCGCCGCGCGACTTCCAGCACCACGCGCCGAAGCCGTTCCGCGTCGACGGTGCCGAGGTCCGGGTCTTCCTCGGCACCCTGGCCGGCGACACCTCACCCGTCAGCACCTTCACGCCGCTCCTCGGGGCCGAGCTCCTGCTCGACGCCGGAGCCACCGTCACCCTGGACGTGGACCCGGACTTCGAGCACGGTCTGCTCGTCGACGAGGGCGACGTCCGCTTCGACGGCACGCCGCTCCGCCCGGCGGAACTCGGCTACGCCGCCCCCGGACGCACCTCGGTCACCCTGACCAACGACTCGGGCCGCCCGGCCCGGACGGTCCTGCTCGGCGGCCCGCCGTTCGAGGAGGAGATCGTGATGTGGTGGAACTTCATCGGCCGCAGCCACCAGGACGTCGTGACGGCGCGGGAGGAGTGGGAACGGGCCTCCGACCGCTTCGGCGAGGTCGACGGCTACCCCGGCGACCGCCTCCCGGCGCCCGCCCTGCCGAACGCCGTGATCAGCCCCCGCAAGAACCCGCGGACCCCGCGGAACGCACCCCGTTCCTGA